The following proteins are co-located in the Chitinispirillum alkaliphilum genome:
- a CDS encoding Methyl-accepting chemotaxis protein gives MLRMKGMTIGKKLIAGNFILLLFVAAGVGLVAIWQASNALQERVEEITPRMAQENALIIRGVLDKYLLTMEVMASNPDIRSMDWDKQQASLEEQKALGGFMGMGIIFSDGTAKYPDGTTARLGDREYFKKAMQGKVNFSNVIISRVTNSAVMMVAAPIRDMEGNISAALIARLDAGWLSETTDMLGYGKNGYAYIIDRRGTLIAHENREYVMEQKNFLEEGRDNSEYTRLSEMFQRMISGKIGFEEYPFMGSDRVFGYAPVPGTGWSIALGAYRADVFNQVVVARNMTVVFVLVFMIIGFVAALMISKTIICPIKQTTDMLKDISEGEGDLTKRLEIRSKDEIGELAGYFNKFVGKLQNLIGSVASNAENVAISATQLSAISTQIAANSEEMSTQASTVATSTEQATTNINSISSAAEEMSGSANSVATAIEEMSASLNEVSRNCQKELQIAAEANTHAKSGKDVMDKLGIAAKSIGKVVEVINDIADQTNLLALNATIEAASAGEAGKGFSVVANEVKELAKQTAHATQEIEDQIEDMQSNTESAVKAIEAVSMVIEEVNSISQTIVSAVEEQSATINEIAQNVSGVSAGAQEVSVNVSESATGLSEVSSTIAGVNDAVADTAKGIVQVKASAEELAKLSETLKILLGQFRV, from the coding sequence GTGCTTAGAATGAAGGGTATGACTATAGGGAAAAAATTGATTGCCGGGAATTTTATACTCTTACTTTTCGTAGCGGCTGGAGTTGGGCTTGTAGCCATATGGCAGGCGTCAAATGCTCTGCAGGAACGGGTTGAGGAGATTACCCCAAGAATGGCTCAGGAAAATGCTTTGATAATCAGAGGTGTGCTGGACAAATACCTGCTTACAATGGAGGTTATGGCTTCAAATCCAGACATAAGATCCATGGATTGGGATAAGCAGCAGGCGAGCCTTGAAGAGCAGAAGGCTCTGGGTGGTTTTATGGGGATGGGGATTATCTTTTCTGACGGAACCGCAAAGTATCCCGATGGTACAACAGCCCGGCTGGGTGACAGGGAATATTTTAAAAAAGCAATGCAGGGAAAGGTGAACTTTTCAAATGTAATAATCTCACGGGTGACAAACTCTGCCGTGATGATGGTCGCTGCACCGATAAGAGATATGGAGGGGAATATATCTGCTGCTCTCATAGCAAGGCTTGATGCCGGGTGGCTAAGTGAGACTACGGATATGCTCGGATATGGCAAGAACGGATATGCCTATATCATTGACCGACGGGGTACCCTGATTGCACATGAGAACAGAGAGTATGTCATGGAGCAGAAAAATTTTCTTGAAGAGGGCAGAGACAACTCTGAATACACTCGTCTCTCTGAAATGTTTCAAAGAATGATCAGCGGCAAAATTGGTTTTGAAGAGTATCCGTTTATGGGCTCGGACAGAGTCTTTGGTTATGCACCTGTTCCGGGCACCGGGTGGTCCATTGCTCTTGGGGCGTATAGAGCAGATGTGTTTAATCAGGTGGTGGTCGCACGAAATATGACAGTTGTCTTTGTACTTGTTTTCATGATTATCGGTTTTGTGGCTGCTCTCATGATTTCCAAAACTATTATTTGTCCCATAAAGCAAACCACAGATATGCTTAAAGATATTTCTGAAGGGGAAGGTGACCTTACTAAGCGGCTGGAAATCAGGAGTAAAGATGAAATCGGGGAACTTGCCGGATATTTCAACAAATTTGTCGGAAAACTTCAAAATCTGATAGGCTCAGTTGCCAGCAATGCTGAAAATGTGGCCATTTCCGCCACTCAACTATCTGCGATCTCAACTCAGATAGCAGCAAATTCCGAAGAGATGAGCACGCAGGCGTCTACGGTAGCCACTTCAACAGAACAGGCAACAACCAATATCAACTCCATCTCTTCTGCCGCAGAAGAGATGTCGGGTTCTGCAAATTCTGTTGCCACCGCTATTGAAGAGATGAGCGCGTCGCTCAATGAAGTTTCACGAAATTGCCAAAAGGAGCTACAGATAGCTGCTGAGGCAAATACACATGCAAAGAGCGGTAAGGATGTCATGGACAAGCTTGGTATAGCCGCAAAATCGATAGGGAAAGTGGTGGAAGTGATAAATGACATTGCGGATCAGACAAATCTCCTTGCGCTCAATGCCACTATTGAAGCAGCATCTGCCGGTGAAGCGGGAAAAGGATTTTCCGTTGTTGCAAACGAAGTCAAAGAACTTGCCAAACAGACTGCACACGCAACACAGGAAATTGAGGATCAGATTGAAGATATGCAGTCAAATACCGAATCTGCGGTTAAGGCAATAGAGGCAGTTTCTATGGTGATAGAAGAAGTAAATAGTATCTCTCAGACAATTGTGAGTGCTGTCGAAGAGCAGAGCGCCACAATAAATGAGATCGCACAAAATGTAAGCGGGGTAAGTGCCGGTGCACAGGAAGTATCTGTAAACGTATCGGAATCCGCCACCGGGCTCTCTGAAGTATCTTCAACCATTGCAGGTGTTAATGATGCAGTAGCTGACACAGCAAAGGGAATTGTGCAGGTGAAGGCAAGTGCTGAGGAGTTGGCAAAACTCTCAGAAACACTCAAAATCCTTCTGGGACAGTTCAGGGTGTAA